The following are encoded together in the Oncorhynchus gorbuscha isolate QuinsamMale2020 ecotype Even-year linkage group LG03, OgorEven_v1.0, whole genome shotgun sequence genome:
- the LOC124031825 gene encoding ERBB receptor feedback inhibitor 1-like encodes MYMSVRSSLPSPSLCHSMARNKAYWGQPHGTNSLCFSLDADDAMEHNLREHHQHHTVSQGFDNKMPQPYHLLYSSSHPLTSHSTRPRPPEGDQVVPSFQRLSVYEQSPSCGPKPLPPLPDPEDNSSDEAADSEVEFFIDDRQHLLPQRCSTNALALHYGATGRRSFRGCGQVNYAYLEGPPGASGLANGGAQSGTQEQQAQFGGQRGPGAVVVAARDISSKQPDRPQWSKLRRSHSGPASSFKPSGLRQSCHLHHHHHGSYRGNPQLDKPEVPPRIPIPPRPSKTVNCHRWSVTEDQDKDKPPKVPPRKPIAPPCGSCCTPSPKSLPIYVNGVMPPTQSFAPNPKYVSKGLQRPQQQHREGSTGPMVGPRSPCIVPIMEDGRKASATHYFLLPRRPSYMDRLEMFLREKEADSVQQHSQLRVGLPEQAETSCHHIELQHCGKLED; translated from the exons ATGTACATGTCCGTTAGGAGCAGCCTGCCTTCCCCCAGTCTCTGTCACAGCATGGCCCGAAACAAGGCTTACTGGGGACAGCCACATGGCACAAACAG CCTGTGCTTTAGCCTGGATGCTGACGACGCGATGGAACACAACTTGAGAGAGCATCACCAACACCACACAGTGTCCCAGGGCTTTGACA ACAAGATGCCCCAGCcctaccatctactgtactctaGCAGCCATCCCTTGACCTCTCACTCCACCAGACCCCGCCCTCCTGAGGGGGACCAGGTGGTCCCCTCCTTCCAGAGACTATCAGTTTATGAGCAGAGTCCGTCCTGCGGCCCCAAgcccctgccccctctccctgacccagaggATAACTCCTCAGATGAGGCGGCGGACAGCGAGGTGGAATTCTTCATCGACGACAGGCAGCACCTACTTCCTCAGCGCTGCTCCACGAATGCCCTGGCCCTCCACTATGGAGCCACCGGACGACGAAGCTTCAGGGGCTGTGGCCAGGTTAACTATGCCTACCTTGAGGGGCCCCCCGGGGCTAGCGGCTTGGCTAATGGTGGAGCCCAAAGTGGAACCCAGGAGCAGCAGGCCCAGTTTGGGGGACAGAGAGGGCCAGGGGCCGTGGTGGTAGCAGCGAGGGACATTTCTAGCAAGCAACCCGATCGGCCCCAATGGTCCAAGTTGCGGCGCTCCCACTCAGGCCCTGCAAGCTCCTTCAAGCCCTCCGGCCTGCGCCAGTCGTGTCaccttcaccaccaccaccatggcaGCTACAGGGGCAACCCCCAGCTGGACAAGCCTGAAGTTCCTCCCCGCATCCCCATCCCCCCACGCCCCTCCAAGACTGTCAACTGCCACCGTTGGTCTGTCACCGAGGACCAAGACAAGGACAAACCTCCCAAAGTCCCTCCCAGGAAACCGATAGCGCCCCCTTGTGGCTCCTGTTGCACCCCTAGTCCCAAGAGCCTCCCTATATACGTGAATGGGGTGATGCCGCCTACGCAGAGTTTCGCCCCCAACCCCAAATATGTCAGCAAGGGCCTCCAGAGGCCACAACAGCAGCATAGGGAGGGGTCCACTGGGCCCATGGTGGGCCCACGCTCCCCCTGTATCGTGCCTATCATGGAGGATGGGAGGAAAGCCAGTGCCACGCACTATTTCCTCCTACCCCGGCGGCCATCCTACATGGACAGGTTAGAAATGTTCTTGAGGGAGAAGGAGGCAGACAGTGTCCAGCAACACTCCCAGCTCAGAGTGGGGTTGCCAGAACAGGCAGAAACCTCCTGTCATCATATAGAGCTTCAGCATTGCGGAAAGCTTGAAGACTGA